Sequence from the Parvicella tangerina genome:
CAAATAGTAATTATCAAATTGGAGCAAGAAATCCAATTATTTATAAGTTGGACTCATTACACAACATAGAATGGAGTAAAGTGTTAGGTCCCAACGACCGCGATCACGCATTACAGTTTTTTGAATTGCCTTCTGGTAATTTTTTGGGAGTAGGTAGTTCAGAAGAACCTTCCACAGGATATAGTCGAGCATGGTTAGTCGAGCTGGATAAAAACGATGGGCAGGTATTAAAAGATACGGTCTATTGGTTTGCTCCCAGAAGTTCAACTTTTAATGGTTTTTCCAATCTTATTTTCAGAAATAATGAGATTATTCTAAATGCCAGCAAAAGTGCCAGTTCATTACTAAGTGGACAGCCTTATCATGCCTTGTTAGTATCCTTAAGTTATGATTATGAGATTAACTGGGTAAGAGAATATGCTCATCGTGAAAGTGCGAACGGTTTCTACCATATCTATGAAAACAATGATTTCTACTACCTACAAGGTTTGGTTTGGCAGGATGATCCATCCAACACACACGATGAATGGTTTTTAGTAGTAGATAGTTTAGGCTGTGATGATGTCTGGTGTACAGTGGGTGTTGAAGAGGTTCAACATGAAAATAGTTGTAAAATGACTATTTACCCCAACCCGAGCAACGGTGAGTTTTGGATCAAACCCAATGAACAAATTCAGAAAGGCGAAATAATCATCACCGACCTTACAGGGAAACAAATTGCAAAGGTTTCCGTAAATAACACTACTAATGTATCCCTAAGTAATATGAGCGAAGGAGTATATTTAATTAACCTGGCAAGTGAAAACACCATTATTGACACGCAGAAAATTGTTATTCAGCGATAACATAAAAACGTTATCTACTTTCCAATACAGAAATTCTGAAAAATATGCCCCAAGAGATTATCGGTGGTGATCTCTCCTGTGATACTTCCTAAATGGTGAATTCCCTGCCTTATGTCCATTGCTACAAAATCACCTGAAACTTTATTCTCCAACCCCTCTTTGGCTTTTTGGAGTGCATCAGCAGCTTCTTTCAAGGCCTCATAATGTCTTGCATTCGTCACGATCAAGTCCGTTTTGTTGATGCTTGGGAGTTTTGATGCTTTACTTAACAAGTCCATGACCAAATTGCAGTCCTCACTGGATTTTGCATTCACCTTAATCACATTTTCGATAGCCACTTCAGGATCAGCCAGATCTTTTTTATTCCCCAATAGGATAACCTCCGCCCCGCTATTCATCACCTTGATATCGTCTATTGCTTCCCTCAGTTCCGCTTCCTTATATGCCTGAAGGTCAAAAAGCAACATTACGATCTGCGACTTCGCAATAACCTCCTTAGCGCGTTGCACACCAATTCCCTCAATAATATCGTCTGTATCACGCAATCCAGCCGTATCGATCAATCGAAATTTTAAACCATTAATAAAAATGGGCACCTCTATCTTATCGCGCGTAGTTCCAGCTATATCACTCACAATAGCAACATCATCTTTGGTTAATGCATTGATCCATGAGGACTTACCCGCATTGGGCTTTCCAACAATCGCTACACTAACACCATCTTTAATGGCTGTACCTGTTTTAAAGGATCTTTTAAGTTCTTCTACCCTACTCAACACCCTGGTCACCAAGGCAACTAACTCCGTCCTATCCGCAAATTCTACATCTTCTTCTGCAAAATCCAATTCTAACTCTACCAGAGATGCGAATCGAATCAATTCTTCACGCAAAACAGATAACTCTCTTCCAAAAGCTCCTTTCATTTGGGTCATCGCCAAACGATGTGCCCCTTCGCTCTCGGCATGGATCAAATCCGCAATCGCTTCAGTTTGGCTCAAATCCATCTTGCCATTATAAAACGCTCTTTTTGAAAATTCTCCTGGTTCAGCGATTCGTGCCCCTGTCTCTACCAATAAATTCAGCAGTTCATTTTGAATGAAAGAAGAGCCATGACAAGCAATTTCTATAATATCCTCTCCAGTAAAAGAATGAGGGGCTCTAAAGACCGTTAATACAACTTCATCTAGTGGCTTTTTTTCCTTTTGAATAGTCCCGTAAACTGCCTGATAGGGAGTTGCATTGAGGATGT
This genomic interval carries:
- a CDS encoding T9SS type A sorting domain-containing protein, with translation MTHRKLSFSDNIISFFCKTITIVAFQVAMVFSFYGQYLNQVNETEDKMELTYCYDFNESLGSLFSVSTTLKDTNVTGTGVNFLEFKRYDGNHNVILNKQYGDTTHRYTNFYGMEFFKGNYYSCGVKRRVANPDTLFGYVMKWDTLGNVIWGKEYYFNNEDVRIGYMSSTDSSIYFACNKSNFSTSSDIETILTEIDTAGTVLWDTIISGYDQQPNSIRTTNDKGLILSTNSNYQIGARNPIIYKLDSLHNIEWSKVLGPNDRDHALQFFELPSGNFLGVGSSEEPSTGYSRAWLVELDKNDGQVLKDTVYWFAPRSSTFNGFSNLIFRNNEIILNASKSASSLLSGQPYHALLVSLSYDYEINWVREYAHRESANGFYHIYENNDFYYLQGLVWQDDPSNTHDEWFLVVDSLGCDDVWCTVGVEEVQHENSCKMTIYPNPSNGEFWIKPNEQIQKGEIIITDLTGKQIAKVSVNNTTNVSLSNMSEGVYLINLASENTIIDTQKIVIQR
- the mnmE gene encoding tRNA uridine-5-carboxymethylaminomethyl(34) synthesis GTPase MnmE, which encodes MKQTSDDIICAISSPPGVGAIALIRLSGKGAIELANELFSKDILNATPYQAVYGTIQKEKKPLDEVVLTVFRAPHSFTGEDIIEIACHGSSFIQNELLNLLVETGARIAEPGEFSKRAFYNGKMDLSQTEAIADLIHAESEGAHRLAMTQMKGAFGRELSVLREELIRFASLVELELDFAEEDVEFADRTELVALVTRVLSRVEELKRSFKTGTAIKDGVSVAIVGKPNAGKSSWINALTKDDVAIVSDIAGTTRDKIEVPIFINGLKFRLIDTAGLRDTDDIIEGIGVQRAKEVIAKSQIVMLLFDLQAYKEAELREAIDDIKVMNSGAEVILLGNKKDLADPEVAIENVIKVNAKSSEDCNLVMDLLSKASKLPSINKTDLIVTNARHYEALKEAADALQKAKEGLENKVSGDFVAMDIRQGIHHLGSITGEITTDNLLGHIFQNFCIGK